DNA sequence from the Dioscorea cayenensis subsp. rotundata cultivar TDr96_F1 unplaced genomic scaffold, TDr96_F1_v2_PseudoChromosome.rev07_lg8_w22 25.fasta BLBR01000071.1, whole genome shotgun sequence genome:
TAATCAAAAGTGGTACAGATGCAAAATTGTTCTCAAACCTGTTCCGCCAATATTTCAAATGAGAACCCTAGTTGGTTCAGTGCATCCATATATTGGTCCTTTACACCTAAGTTAATAATACTGTTCGACAAAGAACGCCCTGAAATGTTTAGACAAGGAAAAAAAGGTGTCAGGTCAAAGCATGGGATTTAATAACAAAAGCAACCCAGGAGAGTCATAAAAGAGTTTTCCTAATTCTGACTCAGGGCAGATATAAGAAAGAAGTTGGTCTGAGTTTGAAGAATAAAGTGGTTGTCATCCATTATAAGTAACATACAGTAGCAAATACATGAAGACAGTAGCATAAAGTAGCAAATTCAAACGCTTTCCATGACTGATCAGATGAGGGCATTGAGGGTTACCAAAGTTAAACCAATTTTGCAATTAGACCTGATGGTTTGATCATGTGCATGACTTATAGAAGGAAATATGATCTAAATAAAGGCCAGCATCTTACAAAGATTTCTTTTAAGCAAAACATGCAACACTAAAGATGAATATTTCACTAAATATTAAGAACAGTACCCCCTAACCTGAAACTAGTCTGAGAGATGAACATCATTAGCTCAACAAGAAATGAGGGATACCCATAAGAAACTCAAGAGAAAGATAGTAAAGTCGCTTGGGATCTTTCTTCTTAAAGAATTGTTGGGTGTCATGCCATCGCTCAATAAGGCGGTCTCTTACACTGTGTGCCATCCCCTGCAGTtgtcatacaaaaaaaaaaaaaaattaccggatgcaaatgatgatgatatttcgttcaaaagaaatatatgagAATTCATCCAAAAAGACTCATGACTGATATGACAAAGATAAAGCATATAGAGCAAAATGGTCATACAATATCACAGATCATAATAAGCCTCAAAATCATGACTCAGAAATCTCAATCTAAGAAGGCATCAAGAAAgatcaaaaaaattgaaaaaaaataaataaatgctacCTGATAAGCCTCAAAATCATCGATATTGAACCGAGACCTTGCCACAGTAAACTCTACATGATCCAAAATATCTTTTTGCAAGCTCACCGGATCATTCTTCAGAAACCCATCCATCATCTCGAAAAACCTCACCGTCCTCCCCTTCTCCTCCCCGGAAACCAACCCCCCAACCCCAGCCCTCCTCCGCGGCACGATCTCCGAGCGACCACTCATTGCCAAATCAAAGCCCCCGTCAATAGCATCCCGTATCGCGTTCTTGATCCGTTCCAAGCTATCAAAGTCCTCAATCTTCGCACCATGTGAATCAACGACAAAGAACGTCTTCAAGAAAAAGTCACCGTCGGCCTCAACGGTGGCACGATCGATGCGGAGGCCAAGGACACCAAGGACGCGGGTGATGACACGGAGGAGGCCGACACGGTTGCGAGCGCGGATCACGATGGCAGTGGCATCCGGCGAGTCGGCGTTGTCGGCGGTGATGGTGGTCTCGGAAGCTAGCGGCGCAGCCGCAGCAACAGGGCGGAGGCGGCCGGAGAGCCGAGAGCGGAGTTTGGTAGTGGGTTTCAAAGAGGACCAGAATGAAAGCGAAGGCGGTGGGAATGAGGGTATAATGGGAAGAGAGGGGCATGTTGGGAAGAAGACGATGGTGGACATTTTGGGAAGGGGATGTTAAAAGAGGCTTtgagagagggagagggagatgGGTTTTATAGAGGGTTTGACttcttgaaattttaaattttttttaattatttttaaaaattttaatggatGCGGATCTGAGTTCGTTGGTTTTGAATCTTGATGGATTTATTGGATCTTTTTTTTGGATCCGTTAAAGGTAAATAGGCCCGTGAGTGTCAAGATTGCCATCACGGGTTACTGGTTGAAAGGCCCTTTTTGTAATTGTATCCCTGTAAACTTTTGTTATCGCATGTTTGGCTTTAGTACTTTAGAAAAGTATTTGAACCAACAAATATTGGTCTTACTATCAAAAACTTGGagtgtttaaataaataattttaaaagttttaattttttttatgtatataaaaataaacattaactCTTGCTGGGGATTGACTTATTCGGCATCCGTGTTAGTGCTCtttttatacttgtttttcttttaatgaatgtggtttatccatttttttctttaaaaaaaaaactaataaaaaatatatatatgcctttCCATAGAACTCTAATACTGacccaaaaattaatttaatgtcTGTGTGATATATCAGTATTTTCTAAAAGagtcaaaaaaaattatacaagcCTAAACAAGTAGATAATGTTTTTGTCTACATCTTTTACAAATCGCATTTTTATACATAAGAAAGTataagttatattttaaattttaattcaactATGAGATGAATATTGTGTTTGCAAtgtgcgtgtatatatatatatatatatatgtaaattcttataataatttatgttatcGTCAGTtagaggataaaaaaataataataataataaataaggcCAAGACAGAAGAGAGAATCccaaaatggaataaaaaagtATTGTGTCTAACTATTCGATTTTGGTTCGAATCATCagctaaataaatcaaataattctGTTGATGCAACTTTTCTTAATTGCCTCTACATCTGAAAAATTTGgttaatttagttatttaatttttagtttttttattagaacAACTCGATGAATTTAGTAGATTCTTTTTAAGAGGTCCCCAATAATCATAGATTAAACTCATCTAATTTTTACAATGCGATGGTTGGCTGTTCATAGACTAGCTGTCGCGTAAGAGAGGCATCGCTAGCAGCACCATTAAATGTTAGATCCAACAGCGTGTGCAGATGATCGCCTGCAGTTTACATGGattgattttataattataataccTATAGCATATATAGGGAGCATGcatgtaaattaatttttttatagggtatagtatataatttcataatttgaCGAAAAAGATATAgtagtttaaataaaaaaatatatttaaaaaatcttaaaataagcaataaaaatgaaaatatcagTAAGCAAACGAACCGGAACGGTTCGCGGTTCTTCTGGATAGTTCCACAAGCTTCTACACTAACCCAGACGCTTCCATCGTCCAATCCATTGTGCCTTCATATCACTCTCCCCCAATTCGTAACCCTAATATCGGAACAACAAGCAAGAGTTCATCGATTCGCAAAACCCTAGGAAtcgagaagagaagagaagatcatGGGAGTGGATTACTACAAGGTCTTGCAGGTTGACAAGGATGCCAAGGATGATGATTTGAAGAAGGCTTATAGGAAGCTTGCTATGAAATGGCACCCGGATAAGAATCCTAACAACAAGAAGGAGGCGGAGGCTAAGTTCAAGCAGATCTCCGAGGCCTATGAGGTTGATTaggttttctgtttttcttttttcatttttgatttatttgtttgtttgtttgtttgatggaAGTTTTATTCCTTTGAATTTTCCACTGAtttgtcttttttgttttataatttgtccctttatttcttttctctctGTCTTTTTGGAGGAAATTCATCTGTAATTCATGGtttgatctttttttattcCTGTTTTTCTATTTTGGCTGTTGATGTGATTGATTCTTGCTGTATTTAACTGCGTTTTCAATGAATTTGCGTTGAAATCTTTTCAAAGTTTCTTCTTTTGCTTATTTGAAcaaatttgatgatgattttttttttaatatctctgAAAGTATCTTTCTATCCACCATTTATAGAAAAATCCATTATTCATCTAGCCATATATGCGTTTCACAATCATTCTTTCATCTGGTTTCTTTTTCCCTCCTAAAAGTTAGTTTCTTTTACATCTGAAAGCATAGCTACTCATGCTTAGTTCTCTGTAATTCTGCTCTTTATTTCTTTCCCAAGAAGAGAAAGGGACAAAAAGGGGACTTTTCTTGATGCCCTTGTTGCTCCATTTGTGCAGGTCTTGAGTGATTCTCAGAAGCGTGCCATTTATGACCAGTATGGTGAGGAAGGCCTCAAGGGCCAGGTCCCTCCACCGGGTGCTGGCGGGTCCTCATTCAACTTTGGCGGTGGTGGGGATGGTCCCAATGTATTCCGGTTCAACCCGAGGAATGCTGATGACATTTTTGCAGAGTTCTTCGGGTTCTCAAGTCCATTCGGCAGTATGGGGGGTGGAGTTAAGAGAGCTGGTACTTCAAGGTTCGGTGGTAGCATGTTTGGAGATGACTTCTTTAGCCAGGCATTCAGTGGGGAGGGCATGGGTGGTGCTGGTGGCCCTATGAATGCTGGTCGGTCTCAAAAAGCAGCACCCATTGAGAATTTGCTTCCTTGTAGCCTTGAGGAGCTCTACAAAGGCACCACCAAGAAGATGAAGATCTCTAgagagattgccgatattagtGGGTGAGTTTCTAATTCTCATACTTATCTTATCCTCCATTTGTTAGTTTCTGATTCATGGTTTTACCCATTCTTTAATTATCCTCTGTAATATCACTGTGAGTCCAAACTTGGTATAGATTTCTGATTGTTTGCACAACACACACAAATTTACTTGAAGAGCTTTGTCAAATGTAGTTGCTTTTGTATGTGCGTTGAATTCTTTCATTTGGGGCATATATTGTTGTTCTGTTGTTCAATTGGATTTTCAGTCTTTTATGATCTAAAAATAATGAGAGCGGTACACAGTTATAAGTCACAACCTTTGTTGTTCTGGTTGAAAGGATTTCAAATTGTTCAAGAGAGTTTAGGTTAAGAAGTCTAGTTTTGTAATTAAGATGAATTGAATTGCTTTTTGATTATGACATGTTTCCTCTCTTTTAATCGATCTAGGAGGCTCTGAATATAGAGGTAGATTGTTAGAAATTCTCATTATAGGAATTTCTCCATAGCTAATGAAGCCTTTACTGGTAGTTTGAACTTTGATAACTATTTCCTTACAATTATGCATTCCTGAGGTGAGCTTCTTGCTCTTACACAATTTTGCACTTCAACAGTAAAACAATACCAGTTGAGGAAATCTTGACAATTGACATAAAGCCCGGGTGGAAGAAGGGAACGAAGATCACATTTCCTGAGAAAGGGAATGAGCAGCCAAATGTCATCCCTGCAGATATCATCTTCGTGATCGATGAGAAGCCACATGGTGTGTTCACAAGGGATGGCAATGATCTCATTGCTACACAAAAGATCTCTCTTGTTGAAGCCCTGACAGGCTATACAGTCCATCTGACAACCCTGGACGGACGAACTCTCACCATTCCTATAAACAATGTAATACATCCTAACTATGAGGAGGTAGTTCCAAGAGAAGGCATGCCACTACCAAAGGATGCTACAAAGAAAGGGAACCTGAGAATCAAGTTCAACATCAAGTTCCCCACAAGGTTGACTGCAGAGCAGAAGGCTGGAATCAAAAGGCTTTTGGGTCCTTGAGTTCTTGACAAGAGTAAAAGGCATTGACATTGTGAATATGGAGGGAGGTGAGGCTGATGAAATGATTCAGGGAAGTTCTGTTGGAGTTGGATTTATGATTAAAATGCCAAAGAGAATTCTAATATGAGCTTGTTTTATAGGTTTGAAATAGTATGGGGAATGTGGAGTTAATTCTGTAGATCATGATGAAGAATATCATATGACCGTGAAGGTTCATTTTTCTGCTTTGGCGTTGCCCAAATAAAATGCTCTTGTAGATCTATCACTGTGTTTTTATCTATTACATTGTTTTGAAGAGATGGGACtgcattttacttttttttattttttttttcttaaattgaaCCATTGCTATGATCAGGGGGAGTTATTTATTTCCACAAAacttgaataataaataattaaaagtgctttgtgtatgtattattttattattaatgtgaATGTATGCTAAACCGGTAGCTTTTGTGTCATAAATGAGTTGCTACCATGCCCGCTTTATTTGGCTTTAGCACGCTTTGGCAgttcaaacaaattaattagaGGATATATACACTAATACACATgcgtttcattttttttttttttaaataatagacgacaaacgcccttttttatatgaatataaacagtactggaacccggatgtacagtttgtacagtatgagaatagtataagaattcCGGATGAATAGTATATGAACAGTATGATACGATGAATAGTACTAccgggggagggatttgaacccatgacctcccctttatactttggtgtcataccattgggctatccaatagTTGACTCATGCGCTTCATTCTAACAGgataaattaaactaaaaagttatatattaaaaaactgaAGAGGATAAGTTTACGTTGAATATATTCCGTTGGTGGTCAGACGCTGGACTAGTTCTAAGTATATTATACTTTatcaaaaaagaacaaaaaaaattgtaaggAATAATtggataact
Encoded proteins:
- the LOC120253369 gene encoding dnaJ homolog subfamily B member 13-like; its protein translation is MGVDYYKVLQVDKDAKDDDLKKAYRKLAMKWHPDKNPNNKKEAEAKFKQISEAYEVLSDSQKRAIYDQYGEEGLKGQVPPPGAGGSSFNFGGGGDGPNVFRFNPRNADDIFAEFFGFSSPFGSMGGGVKRAGTSRFGGSMFGDDFFSQAFSGEGMGGAGGPMNAGRSQKAAPIENLLPCSLEELYKGTTKKMKISREIADISGKTIPVEEILTIDIKPGWKKGTKITFPEKGNEQPNVIPADIIFVIDEKPHGVFTRDGNDLIATQKISLVEALTGYTVHLTTLDGRTLTIPINNVIHPNYEEVVPREGMPLPKDATKKGNLRIKFNIKFPTRLTAEQKAGIKRLLGP